In a genomic window of Aeromonas veronii:
- a CDS encoding AMP-binding protein, translating into MASSSRIANKLPLEMLYHWERQCPDRTYLRQTINREYVDFTWGEVADEARRMVTALRHLGLVAGDKVALLSKNCAQWFIADLAMQMGQFVSVPIYPTANVDTIEYVLRHSEVKAIFVGKLDDWKSQEAGVPADLLRIAFPYDTMPASYQWDDLLEAHEPIPDSPVQAPDSLLSLVYTSGSTGKPKGAMLSVERYAWSCEKLVETVGLSQADRGFSYLPLAHITERVYIYGGSLYGGATIAFPESLDTFIEDVKRCRPTVFISVPRLWAMFRIKIHEKLPQKKLELLLKIPLISGLIKRKLQKGLGLDQARVLGCGSAPVSPALLEWYLSIGLKVTEAWGMTENHAYSTINYPFRADKIGTVGKAGIGVTIKISDEGEILCRCEGMMLGYYKDPEHSAEAIDAEGWLHTGDMGKLDREGYLTITGRMKDVFKTAKGKYVAPVPIEGLLGQEPIIEQLCVIGYGMPQPIALVQLAESAMKGNREEVNARLEAARVRVNDQLESHAKIRGILVVKTPWNIENGVLTPTMKIKRHLLEQKYAHVGDRWPSSQVVVWEE; encoded by the coding sequence ATGGCCTCCTCCTCACGCATTGCCAATAAACTGCCGCTCGAGATGCTCTATCACTGGGAGCGGCAGTGTCCTGATCGAACCTACCTGCGTCAAACCATCAACCGTGAATATGTCGACTTTACCTGGGGTGAAGTAGCCGATGAAGCGCGGCGGATGGTGACGGCCTTGCGTCACCTCGGGCTGGTGGCGGGTGACAAGGTGGCACTGCTCTCCAAGAACTGCGCCCAGTGGTTTATAGCCGATCTGGCGATGCAGATGGGGCAGTTTGTGAGCGTGCCCATCTATCCGACTGCCAACGTCGACACCATCGAATATGTGCTGCGCCACAGCGAGGTCAAGGCGATCTTCGTTGGCAAGCTGGATGACTGGAAGAGTCAGGAAGCTGGCGTGCCCGCCGATCTACTGCGCATTGCCTTCCCCTATGACACCATGCCGGCCAGCTACCAGTGGGACGACCTGCTGGAAGCGCACGAGCCGATCCCTGACAGCCCGGTGCAGGCGCCTGACTCCCTGTTGAGTCTGGTCTACACCTCCGGCAGTACCGGTAAGCCGAAAGGGGCCATGCTGAGCGTCGAGCGTTACGCCTGGTCGTGCGAGAAGCTGGTGGAGACGGTGGGCTTGAGCCAGGCTGATCGGGGCTTCTCCTATCTGCCGCTGGCCCATATTACCGAGCGGGTCTACATCTACGGCGGCAGTCTCTATGGTGGCGCTACTATCGCGTTCCCCGAATCCCTCGACACCTTTATCGAGGACGTCAAACGCTGCCGTCCCACCGTCTTTATCTCGGTGCCGCGGCTGTGGGCCATGTTCCGCATCAAGATCCACGAGAAGCTGCCCCAGAAGAAACTGGAGTTGCTGCTCAAGATCCCGCTTATCTCCGGCCTTATCAAACGCAAGTTGCAAAAGGGGCTGGGGCTGGATCAGGCCCGGGTACTTGGCTGCGGCTCCGCGCCTGTCTCCCCTGCGCTGCTTGAGTGGTATCTGAGCATCGGCCTCAAGGTAACCGAAGCTTGGGGCATGACCGAGAACCACGCCTACTCCACCATCAACTACCCGTTCCGCGCCGACAAGATTGGCACCGTCGGCAAGGCGGGGATCGGGGTGACCATCAAGATCTCCGACGAGGGGGAGATCCTCTGCCGCTGCGAAGGGATGATGCTGGGTTACTACAAGGATCCCGAGCACAGCGCCGAGGCCATCGATGCCGAGGGGTGGTTGCACACCGGCGACATGGGCAAGCTGGACCGGGAGGGTTACCTCACCATCACCGGCCGGATGAAGGATGTGTTCAAGACCGCCAAGGGCAAGTATGTGGCGCCGGTGCCTATTGAGGGGCTACTGGGGCAGGAACCCATCATCGAACAGCTTTGCGTAATTGGTTACGGCATGCCCCAGCCCATTGCGCTGGTACAGCTGGCCGAGAGCGCCATGAAGGGCAATCGGGAGGAGGTCAACGCCAGACTGGAAGCGGCGCGGGTGCGGGTCAACGATCAGCTGGAGTCCCATGCCAAAATTCGCGGTATTCTGGTGGTGAAGACCCCCTGGAATATCGAAAACGGCGTGCTGACCCCCACCATGAAGATCAAGCGTCACCTGCTGGAGCAAAAGTATGCCCATGTCGGGGATCGCTGGCCCTCATCCCAAGTGGTGGTGTGGGAGGAGTAA
- a CDS encoding PLP-dependent aspartate aminotransferase family protein, giving the protein MKFKTMSVHSGQRIDPQTGALTTPLYQSSTFSYFNAQAGKERFAGQAPGFIYSRFGNPTTAELEQKLAALEGADEALVVASGMAAVSAIMYALADSGDEVAYIGPLYGGTDAFLKQTFSRAGIKVTAYESDRDLLANIRPATKLVLFETLTNPTLKVVDPRLVVEAARKVGAITVCDNTFLTPYLLRPLELGVDVVMHSGTKYLGGHGDIIAGVVAGSHALMKSIRTVALKHIGSPIGPQEAYLLQRGVKTLPLRMDAHLHNAQKVAEFLAAHPAVKKVIYPGLANHPGHDALGAFASGFGGMVSIELEGGFARCATLLDNLQLFVQAVSLGDLESLACHPASTTHAAMDEASRLAAGVNDDLIRFSIGVEDADDLIADLAAALAQI; this is encoded by the coding sequence ATGAAATTCAAGACCATGAGCGTACACAGCGGCCAGCGGATCGACCCACAGACCGGTGCCCTCACCACCCCGCTCTACCAGAGCAGCACCTTCAGCTACTTCAACGCCCAGGCGGGCAAGGAGCGCTTTGCAGGTCAAGCCCCCGGCTTTATCTACAGTCGCTTTGGCAACCCCACCACCGCCGAGCTGGAGCAGAAGCTGGCAGCCCTCGAAGGTGCAGATGAGGCGCTGGTGGTGGCGAGCGGCATGGCGGCAGTGAGCGCCATCATGTATGCGCTGGCCGACAGCGGCGATGAAGTGGCCTATATCGGCCCGCTCTACGGCGGCACCGATGCCTTCCTCAAGCAAACCTTCAGCCGCGCCGGTATCAAGGTCACCGCCTACGAGAGTGACCGGGATCTGCTGGCCAACATCCGCCCCGCCACCAAGTTGGTACTGTTTGAAACCCTGACCAACCCCACCCTCAAGGTGGTGGATCCGCGACTGGTGGTGGAAGCGGCCCGCAAGGTGGGCGCCATCACAGTGTGTGACAACACCTTCCTCACCCCCTACCTGCTGCGCCCGCTGGAGCTCGGGGTCGATGTGGTGATGCACAGCGGCACCAAATATCTGGGCGGCCACGGCGACATCATCGCCGGGGTGGTGGCAGGCTCCCACGCCCTGATGAAGTCGATCCGCACCGTGGCCCTCAAGCATATCGGCTCTCCCATCGGCCCGCAGGAGGCCTACCTGCTGCAGCGCGGGGTCAAAACCCTGCCCCTGCGGATGGATGCCCACCTGCACAATGCGCAGAAAGTGGCCGAGTTTCTGGCCGCCCACCCGGCGGTGAAGAAGGTGATCTACCCGGGCCTTGCCAACCATCCGGGTCACGATGCTCTCGGCGCCTTCGCCAGCGGCTTTGGCGGCATGGTGAGCATTGAACTTGAAGGAGGGTTTGCACGCTGCGCCACCCTGCTCGACAACCTGCAACTGTTCGTGCAGGCGGTGAGTCTGGGGGATCTCGAGAGTCTGGCCTGCCATCCGGCCAGTACCACTCACGCCGCCATGGACGAGGCAAGCCGCCTCGCCGCCGGGGTCAATGACGACCTGATCCGCTTCAGCATCGGGGTGGAAGATGCCGACGATCTGATTGCCGATCTGGCAGCCGCGCTGGCGCAGATCTAA
- a CDS encoding YfcL family protein, giving the protein MTIHDFEHKLLGLIDSMVATATDDELFAGGYLRGHISLAVARAELEGKTLVRDVKSYVLRSLNEAILQGELSEEDEKLVQAMWIRLQQDAEA; this is encoded by the coding sequence ATGACGATTCACGATTTTGAGCACAAGTTGTTGGGACTGATCGACAGCATGGTTGCCACCGCGACCGATGATGAGCTGTTTGCGGGGGGTTACCTGCGAGGTCATATCTCATTAGCCGTTGCCCGGGCCGAGCTGGAAGGCAAGACCCTGGTGCGGGACGTCAAGAGCTATGTGTTGCGCAGCCTCAACGAGGCGATTTTGCAAGGTGAGCTCTCCGAAGAGGATGAGAAACTGGTGCAGGCGATGTGGATTCGTTTGCAGCAAGACGCAGAAGCTTGA
- a CDS encoding ATP-NAD kinase family protein → MFRLGFIINPVAGIGGAVGLKGSDGVVAEALARGAEPKAQERARQALLPLCELTAPFELLTVAGEMGETVARSLGLPCRVIYQPAGESTSADDTRHAAELMREAGVDLLLFAGGDGTARDICAAVGESCHVLGIPAGCKIHSGVYGVTPAASGRVVARMIAGELLSLIDAEVRDIDEEAFRAGKVRARHYGQLKVPGDLRYVQAVKQGGKESEELVLADLAADVVEQMEPDTLYLMGSGSTVAACMAELGLENTLLGVDLVENGRLIGQDLSAAEILTRIRGRRCRLIMTLIGGQGHLFGRGNQQLSPEVIRSVGLEHIQVLATKAKLAALAGRPLLVDTDDPQLNRALRGYLRITTGYKDQVIYPVANPE, encoded by the coding sequence ATGTTTCGATTAGGGTTCATCATCAATCCGGTCGCCGGGATTGGCGGCGCTGTGGGGCTCAAGGGCAGTGACGGTGTGGTGGCCGAGGCGCTGGCCCGTGGTGCTGAGCCCAAGGCGCAGGAGCGAGCGCGGCAAGCCTTGTTGCCACTGTGCGAGTTGACGGCACCGTTCGAGCTGCTGACGGTGGCGGGAGAGATGGGGGAGACGGTGGCCCGATCTCTGGGACTGCCCTGTCGCGTTATCTATCAACCGGCCGGGGAGAGTACCTCGGCCGATGATACCCGCCACGCCGCCGAGCTGATGCGCGAAGCCGGGGTTGATCTGCTGCTGTTTGCCGGTGGCGATGGCACGGCGCGCGATATCTGTGCCGCGGTGGGGGAGTCCTGCCATGTGCTCGGCATTCCGGCGGGGTGCAAGATCCACTCCGGCGTCTACGGAGTGACCCCCGCCGCCAGCGGGCGGGTGGTGGCGCGGATGATCGCCGGTGAACTGCTCAGCCTGATCGACGCAGAAGTACGCGACATCGACGAGGAGGCGTTCCGGGCGGGCAAGGTGCGGGCCCGCCACTACGGCCAGTTGAAGGTGCCCGGCGATCTGCGTTATGTGCAGGCGGTCAAACAGGGGGGCAAGGAGTCCGAAGAGTTGGTGCTGGCCGATCTCGCCGCCGATGTGGTGGAGCAGATGGAGCCAGATACTCTCTATCTGATGGGCTCCGGCAGCACAGTGGCGGCCTGCATGGCAGAGCTGGGTCTGGAAAATACCTTGCTCGGTGTGGATCTGGTGGAAAATGGCCGACTTATCGGGCAGGATCTCAGCGCCGCCGAGATCCTGACCCGGATCCGCGGCCGTCGCTGCCGACTGATCATGACCCTGATAGGCGGACAGGGACATCTGTTCGGGCGCGGAAATCAGCAATTGAGTCCCGAGGTAATTCGGAGTGTCGGGCTGGAGCATATCCAGGTGCTGGCAACCAAAGCCAAGCTGGCCGCGCTCGCGGGCAGGCCGCTTTTGGTGGACACCGATGATCCGCAATTAAACCGGGCGTTGCGTGGTTATCTGCGAATAACCACGGGATACAAGGATCAGGTCATCTACCCGGTGGCCAACCCGGAATAG